TCCACCAGAACGCATAACCCTTTCAACCTCTGCCTAGTCATGTCTTCAAAAGGACCACTGGCAGCCATCTCTGTGGTTGTAAAGAAAAGTCATAAACATTCCAGGGAGGGCACAGcccgggggaagggggggggggggtcgaggctGCAAGGATTGGACGGTGGTCGTGACAACCCTGGCTCTGTATGAGCCACGTTTGTTCCGAGTTCCTTGGGATCACACAGGACAGGTTCTCTTCCACATGGtactgtgtgtggactgtgctacCGAGTCACCCCAGATCCCACCCTTCTCATGGCACCGCTTAGACAGGGGCCCAATCTTCATCAACACGAGCATCCACCCCCATCTAGCTAGGGCACCTCGCCCTTCTCCGACCCCAGGTTGCGTGGCGGGTACCAGGGGAGACCGTGAACGGCATGGTGCCACCACTACTCCACAGAGTAGGGTCGGGAAGGACACCCATGCATAGCGGGGCACCCATGTGAGGAGGATCACCCGCCCTGCTGTGCCAGATTACACTAATCCATCAGAGGGTCAACAGCTGGCTTGGAGTGACATCTGGACGCAAAGATAAAAGCCTTCTCCGGTTAATGCTGCCTTAAACCTGCCAAAAAACCATTTCCACTCATTCCTATAGGAATGGAAGAACACCAAAGCTTGGAGTAGAACTCAGACAGAATGAGCCACCATATGCCTCTTAAAACAGCCATGTATCACACATCAGGGCTCTGAGGATTAACGTGAATGCATACTGTTGGAGAGGGACCCAGAGTGCATGATGCTTGGTTTGAGTCTGTTTTAGGATTTTGTTGTCTGTGACACTAATTGCGCAGGTCGCTAACACAGCACAAGAGCAATGGCTCAGCATTAGTTGCAACAGGACATTTTCATTTTTGCATTCAAAACATAGGCGTGGAAACAGAAAATGCAATAGCATCAGAGGAACATTACTGTTACTTTTAAGTTATCAACAAACCTTGATTGTTCATGTAGCTTTATAAAGCCCTGAACAGTGTACAGTATTGATGTATACAATATTGATAAAACAACCTTGTTTTTCTACAGTTGTATGAGATTGGTGTCAATTTAAGGGTGACTTGAAATGCCATTGATATACTACAAAATAACCCTCCACCTGTCTACCAGAGGTGACAGAATGCCCTACATACAATATAAGCTTTCATGAGCTATTTCACACTAAGCCCACAGTCAGACTAGTCAATGTTTAACTTGGTAATCTGTGATTCACAATGAAGTGAAGCACCATAGTTATGCAGTGCAGACACAAATCCATTTTCATTCCGACAGCTTGAAAAAGCTGGTTTTCTTGAACAATTAACTTCCATTGGGATATTAAATTGAAGAAGGGAGACAACTGCAGGTTCAAGTAGCCTAGTGTATAAAATATTCTTAGGACagcctttaatctttcaacatTGTCTTCTAAATCGAACCTTTCGTTTCTGAAGGTTTCACATGCCTTGTGGGGCTCTGGGTGAAGCTGGGTGCTTTCCCTTCCGTTTCACCTTCCCTAGGTGAGTTCACTGCCAGGTTCCAGCTTTTCTGAGGGTGTGGCCAAGTTTTCTAATTTAAGGAAGTTTTACTTGCGTCACTGACTGTGAATAATGAATGGAATGCAATGGAATGGATGCAATATTTGCATCTAGTGTGGGTGCATTGAATTATTGTGCATCACGATGATGCGAGGCAAGATTGCTGTAGGCCCCATCTACATTTGTACACTTTAGATAGGCCTACTCAAAACAGTATGAGGTGTTTGGGCAGAGACAGGCTGAATGAAATAGCACGAGGAAGCATGTTAGAGAAACCGTGAAAGCCCCCTGACCTCATTACGTTTGCTAGGACTAGATGAGTTCTAGTCACCCCTGTGAGCCAACAAAGTCATGTTGAGAGGGAAATACATCAATTTCCCGCAACATCCAGGGCTGGTCTAGTGTCCACGGCAATTACCTACACAGTCAATTTGGATTTCCAAAATCCCGAAGAGATAAAACAacagcacacagagagaacCCCAAGTTTATCAGAAAACATTTTGACAGACGACGGGCGTAGATTTTGGGAGCTGCTTCTGGCAGAGAGTATCCTACAAAAAGTTGGTCCGAGTGAAATCTGGCTCCCTACAATAGCTTTTTGGCTACTCTCTTTCACCCTATTCAATCAACAATCTCAAAATACTCATTTACATTTCCCAAAATCTAATTTTCTGTGTTAAACTATACACCgaacagatatcaccaccctgTCAATTCCGTCCTGCTACACCTActaccataaaaaaaaaatatataccgtCTAGCCTTCCGACACTGTGGAACATGTGCGCTATTAATCCTGAAAAGGATGAAAGACAATGATTGCGAAACAAAATCAATTATCACGAAATAAATTGTTTTTACAGTCAGTTTTGCCAAACTGATCTGAAAAAACAACATTAGATTAACGAAAATGATTAAGGACTGAAACTTTGGCTCAAAAGCCATAGGAACGCATGTGGTAgacagtcaacatttacaactgaaaaactTCCCTTTCACACTGTAGGATAGGCTATCTCACTTACCTCGATAATCCGTGAGTTTCTCTACATTCATCAATGTGCCCGCTTCCAGTTTTGAACTAGGTTTCCTGATACAAAATTCCCGAAATCCGCTGATCTAGGGTAGATCTACAATGCAAGCCAAAACCAGATGTCATGAACTAATAGAAGAGCCTCCGTCTTATTTGGAAGTTATCCTAGATTTGTAGTAGCAGTTTACCGTTTCACAAGAAAGCAGATCCTCTTTCGTCTGTATACATGCAACAGGAACTGAACATTTTTTATTATGGATCTATTCACTATGGTAAAACCCTTAGGGCCACAAAGTGGTCTAGTCTATACACAACAACGCCATCTAGTTGAAAAACTTGTCAACTGCATGACTTCAGAAGCCTTTGAGGACACTGGGAAAACTTGGACTGACAATTGTATATCGTTCAAATTAGCATACATTTTGCAGTCGTTCTACAGATGTATACCTTTATTGAAGAAAATTGATACATCATGTAGGTTGAGGGCAGCGTGAGCAAGATAAACATAATTGCACAAATCAACTGTTGCAGATAATGGTGTTAAAAACATCAAGTTGCAACTTGGTCAGGATACTAGGTAGCATTCATTCATCATACTTTCAAACCAATCCAATTTTTATTTGATAGGCAATAAGGGATTGCATCATGGGAACATAAGGCAACTGCGTTTGAAAAACAAACCAATTAGTTCCAGGTCGATTTCCCTTTTTGAATATGGCTTTGAAATATATCCTAATCCAACAGCCCTTTGAAACTTTCTTCAAAAGGTATCCATGCTCCACCACCCACCTATAAACTGGACTGCAAACGAGTGACTAAACTGACTGACCACCAGTTCAATTATTTTCCAAATGTGTTGATCTGGAGGAAGATGTCATTAACACAACTCAGGCTTCTGCAACATAATTCAGTTAAAGCCCCCAAACTTCCTTTGATTTACAACACATAAAACTAGTGCACTGTGTTCAACTGGGATCAAATCCCTTATTTTATGCCAATAGCCTTCTCAAGATTAAATATTCAGCTTCAGAGTTCAATTAGTGCTAGGTTTGTAAATCCTTTACAAGTAGACAAAATAATGGGTAAACCATATATACTACCAGTGATTTGCTACAATTCCAGTACTATATTTGTCATTATAAGGAGTGTACCAAGTACCAAGAACAGCAGCAGAGCTAAATAGGTTTTTCACAAATATGGTGTCCGAGACATCCAGCTTTGCGAGAGGAGTTTGACTGTAGTGTTGGTGAATTCATAGAAAGTGCGAGCCAATTGCAAACCTGATAACTTTGTCAAGTATATAGTTACTATACAGTACTATACAGTTGCATACCGTTTTCCCTAAATGCTGAGCTATAGAACACATCCCTTCTGACTGAGCAACATTGTGAAAAGAGAAAACCTATGAACTCACTGGGGTGTAATGATGCAATGAGTCACAAGGCAACAAGTCACTCGTCAATGAGGCATAAATCAAACTGAGGGAAGTGAAATTATTTTAAGTGGAAATGTACAAAGGCAAAAGTTTCTTTTCGTTTGCTTGCATCATGTGGTACTGTATCAAATTGGACTGTATTGCAATCAATTGGGGAGGAAGCCGAAAGGCTATCGTGAACCCATGCCTTGTGTATAAATACAGTAGTGGGCTCTCACCTGAGGTTTACacccataaaaaaacaaaacaacaacaacaaaaaaacacgaaTTGCATTCTACACAACAAACATCTCTGTTTAGAGGGTAGATTGGAGCTCTTCCAATCACAGGCCATCGATAGAGTCAATTCCTTTTAGAACGTCGTACAGCTGCTTGGGTAAGATCACATAGCCCTCTCCCAGTGTCAAGTCCCTCTTCGCTCTCTGGAACTCTCCCACAGCTTTGAGTCTCTTCAACTGACGCTCTTGACGACGGCACTTCTGTTGAGAAGTTTTAAGCTTCTTCCTCAATTTGTCCAGCTGTTCCTCCAGCTGCTCGATGCGTTTCTTCTGCTGGACAGAGTCCTCCACTGTGTAGTTGTGGTCGCAGGTGACCGACATGCTGTGGGGCAGATCAGGGTTCTTCAACTGGGGCACAGCAGCGTCGGTCTCCTCTGGTTGCAGCCCCTGAGGCTCCAGAACCTGGGTCTCTTCCGagtctgagagagggagggtcagATGGAAGTCCATCTCAGGTGTGAATGAGTCCTCCAGGGATTCTGACTATGAGAGAATACATGGAGGGACATGGGTCAAGTTAAATATTTTCTGTCAAATCTGTCAAAACTCTTCACCTTCTCAGCTCACTATGTCAATTACCTTGATTTGTAATTTACTTAAACAAAAGAGTGAAGGCACTGCATTTTCTTTCAAAACTCTGTTGTTGCACTCTCGTTTGAAGCAGTCTTTGGTGAAGTGCTGAGAACAGATATTGCTGtattttgtcggtttgaagttGTTTCTTCTCATTGCTGCAATCCATTTTCCACAGACGTCTGGTCGAGCTAGAGGAAACCTTCAATAAATAAAACGAAAGCCTCTAAGAAACAAACTCCACACAATAAATTATGTAAAATATAAGATACGAATCATGAACAGAAAACAGCTAGGTAGGAAACTGTTGTATCATATTCAACCTTCACCGTAATTTCTATGCAATTTAACTCTTATGTCAACGAGCTGTGTTACCATTAGCTGGCTGGCTAGAGCTAGCTATACATCACAAGCCAAAGCAAGTAGCATTGTACGCATGCAATTGCCAGCTGACTTTTCCCTCATAGCTGATCGGAAACTAGCAAATTAACTTACTTGTgaaatgaaatgtttttatCTTTGTGATATCTATTTTTACACCCATATGCAGAGCAGGACTGGACCATTGCTACAATCGCGAGTCGCTGACAAAATTGACAACTTTAGTGGCGTGTCCCTTCTTGTTTTCACGTTCTcagtatagctagctagctagctaactaattgTCCTTCTTGGCGAGGTCCCTTCCTTCCAAATTCTGCTATGGCTGCAGTTGGGAGGAAGCCGGTTGGTTCGGAGTTAATCACATGATCATATTTCCGCAATCTGATTTGCTGATATCCTTTTCATTTGAtcaatcagaaatcagaataaTGGGAACGTTATCAGGTGTAATGATGGATGCGTTTTACTCAAGTAGGCCTATAATTCGTGTAATCTAAACACATTAGAGATTAAAGAGACTAAACACATTGTCAGGTACAGCTATAACAATAAGACGTACCATAAtggaatatatataaataagacAGAATATAAGACAGTATATGCGTTTAAATGACAAAATTAAACAACATTTCAACACAATAAAAGTGTTCGTGTCTTGATGAATGTACACAATGTATTGGTTATGGATATCACGTTAAGAATATGGGTTCTGCTCGTGGAATAACATTTTAGTTTAGTAAGAAACGAAAGACAAAGTGTTATTTAGTCTTAACAGCATACTGTATCATTTGTCCACTGGGCGGTGATATAACACCATACTTCAAACTCCAGGAGGATCTCTGACAAATATTGTGTGGAGGATTACATTAAATCAGAATCCTGCATCATATTCATTAAGATTGTACAGGCTTAGTCAGTTCTCTCAGGTTGTCATTTTTTAATCACCATCGAAACAAATTTAATGTTTTGCCTGAAACCAAATGGCTATATTTCACTATTGAAATGATGATCAAGCTTCATTGGCCCATATGAAAAGGTCCGGAAACATAACCACGAATAAAACACTTGTACAATGTCAGCAACAGACATTTCTCAATAAGTAAATGGTTTCGTAACTATCTAAACAGAAAATCTGACTGCTTTTCCAAGGGAACATTTTAATCTGAACTATAAATACTTAAGGCCCAAATCCATGTAATTTCAAATTACCTAGAGGAACAGAGAAGCTTAACTCCAAGGCTATTTATGTGGTTTTTTTTGCACATTAATTTGCATGTCTCTATTGACATGTAATTACTGTAATACCCACCTACATCAGGAATTAGTTGAGATAAAACCCTCAAACAGCACCTATGCTGTCAGAGACCAGACTCACAAGCACTTGTGCTTTGCAGTCACATAACAATTTCTAGAGAAGTCTTCTGGACACAATAGGCCACTTTATCAAGGTAAAATCTCCCAGGTCCGTTCTTGTTATACCTCAGGATTCTGGTCGGGGCTCAAACGTCATTCTGATCACTTAAAACAACGCCATTCATCATTTATTGAACTTACCCTAAAGGCAAGTTGCTGCCTTGCACACTGAAATAGCTGCAATTGTGTAGCATTTCACCCCACCCAAGGTGTGAGCTGTTAGACAAAGAAATGGTTTGCACAAATATTTCAGGAATAGAATGGCCTGTGGCAGCCTCCTCAATTGTTGCAAGACTTATCTAAGGGCGTGTAtgaaagaacacacactcccataacCGTACTCCTTGGGTGTGAAGTCTAACAGAGGAATTGACGCATATGTGGGGCATTTCTCAACTAAAATTGATAAAATCCTGGTTccataaaatacatgttttgtagtgaaagagagggtgtttgttttttataaaggtAAGTCAACATAGAAGATACAacattttgtattcatttggAGGGTTTATCTTTTCTATTAACTGAAATAAACCAATCAGGACTCTTGGTGGCTGAATCTACACAATCAACAGTATACGCATTTGACATCAAACAGCACCACATCTACTGGTGGCAGCAAGACTAAAATGGAGTTTCAAAAAAGTAGAAATGCATAATTAGTATTTCTCTCGCATTGATGCTTATTATGTGCATTTGTGTTATTTTCAGTGGATTTAAACTGGCAATGCTTTAACTGTAAAAACTCTTTAATTTGATTATTTACCAACACTCAAGGCCCCCCTAGGCAAACACTTCAAGatgtaaacaaaaaaaatcttattCCAGAGATTTCTCCTCCTGCAGTTCAACTGCGTGTGatattcttttttatttctgtctaCACGCTCTCGTTTTTTGCAGTTCACCAGATTTCAAGCTCGCCCTAACCTACTGATAGCTGATGGCATTTCTCCCTGCTTATTATGTACACTGTGTGATTGTTGACCATGTGCCCTTCCCACACAACTGCTGCTAAGTATGCAGCTGTTGTGAGCAACCAGTGATCCAAGTTGATGCTTCGCAAAGGCTGTTTATCCATTCATTGGATGGATCCTAGTAGGTGGTGACAGTACGACAGCAGGAAATTACTAATTGTGGTTGTACAAAATGACCTAGTTTGGATAACTATCAAGCAGACTCCACCTGATAAAATGGTAAACAcagtacagtagcatgagaacttgtttttttttatctaccATGGGAGTTACCTTGGGAGTTAGGTTTGTAATTGTTGGATACAAGTTGTAATTATGGTGGTAGATGTTTGTTAAAGGATTGTTGAAGCACTTACAAGGTTATAATTTGCAGACCTGACCAGTGTTGACCAGTGCATTTTTCATCCTAAAGACCATGTTTGTGAATTACATATAGTTGCTAGTCTTTGTGATAAATCACAACAAATGTCTCATAAAAACTGGTGCAATGTCCATACCAGTTTAAATGGTCAATTTGTCAGTCATTTGGGTATGAACATTACAAGCCAATGCTGTACTCCtgattattttatattttttaaagtGCCTGAAAACATCCATTGCATTTACTGAAGCTTACATGTGGTGCTTTTACAGCGAAACCGTCTGTTAATGTATAATTAAAAGAGACATGTGGTGGCAGGACCAAAGTAAATTAGGTCATTAACAACACTCCCTTCACGAGGGAATATAGAGGTGTGCTTTGGCTTGTTCTCCTGAAGCTGCATGGAGGAGATatttctcccctccatcccccagtaGGGGACATCGAGGCATGAGAACGTGTGGCTCCAGTCTGTGATCAGTCATTTGCTCACAGGCTGGACTGAGACCATGAGCTCAGAAGAGCCCTGGCCAAGGGAAGCTGATGTCATAGCAGCTGATAACAGCTTTCAGATGTGTTTTTGCCTGCTGTGGCCAGCGCAAGGACGACTTATTCCATTACACATTGCAGAGGCATTGG
This is a stretch of genomic DNA from Osmerus mordax isolate fOsmMor3 chromosome 20, fOsmMor3.pri, whole genome shotgun sequence. It encodes these proteins:
- the thap1 gene encoding THAP domain-containing protein 1 — protein: MVQSCSAYGCKNRYHKDKNISFHKFPLARPDVCGKWIAAMRRNNFKPTKYSNICSQHFTKDCFKRECNNRVLKENAVPSLFCLSKLQIKSESLEDSFTPEMDFHLTLPLSDSEETQVLEPQGLQPEETDAAVPQLKNPDLPHSMSVTCDHNYTVEDSVQQKKRIEQLEEQLDKLRKKLKTSQQKCRRQERQLKRLKAVGEFQRAKRDLTLGEGYVILPKQLYDVLKGIDSIDGL